The window AATAAGAAGAAAGTCTTGGGCACTTGCTCCAAGATTCATGGCTTTTTTTAAAGCTGATTTTAGGTCTTCAGAACTAATTTTTCTTCCTTGGAATTTTTTAAAGAATTTTATAATTAATTTATTCATGACATCTCTCCAATATGAAAATAATATTATTCTATAGTATAGTGTGTTTTTCAAATTAATTCAAGAGGATATTTTTTCTTTTCTTTGAATAAAAAGATAAAAATAATTGAGGAGGACGCAATGAAGAGTAGTGAAAAATTTAGTTTAACAAGTGATAGTATTGTAGATGGATATATAAAAGATGATTTTGGAAAGCATGGTGAATCTTGGATAGATGATATGCCTTCTAAATCTATAGAGTTAAAGTGGGAAAATGTACCTGTGGGAACAGAGAGTTTTTTAGTTGTTATGCAAGATTATGATGCTATTCCAGTAGCTGGATTTTCATGGATTCATTGGATAGCGGTAGTTCCTAAAAATTATAAAGAGTTAAAAGAGGGAGCAAGTAGAACAGATAAAAATATAATTCAAGGAATAAATAGTTGGGCATCTAAACTAAAAGGATTACCAAAAGAGAAAGCTACATTTTATGGAGGACCTACTCCACCAGATAAAGATCACTTATATGAGGTGAAAATATATGCTATAGATAAAAAATTAGATTTGAAAAATGGATTTTATTTAAATGAAGCATATAAAAAGATAAAAGGACATATTTTAGGAGAAGCTGAAATAGAAGGTATGTATAAATCTTAAAAAATGTGTTAAAAAAGACCGAAATGATTACTATATAAAAATTATATTTTGAAAAAGTGCTACCTAATAGTATAATTGATATCATGAATAATAATATCCTAGGGAGGTAAACACTATGAAAAAAGCGTTTTTATTTTTACTAGCACTTTCTACATTGAGTTATTCAGCACCGAAAACATCATATAGAACTGGAGTTGCCTTCGCATTAGGAGACTACTTCAATACTCCGGCTAAAAAAGTCTTAGAAGCGGGACAAGTGATTCAACTAGAGGATAATATATTTGCTCAAAGAGTAAAATATCAGACCTATAGCGACTTTGGTGGTCAGATTTTTAAAGAACAGATATTTATATTAAAAAAGATAGATTCTACATATAAGTTTGTGGAAAAGTTAAATGTAGGAGAGATAGATATATAAAAAGAGGGTCTAATCGTATGATTAGACCTTTTTTATTTTAAAAATAAAAAATTATAAATTAATTATAATAATGATATAATATATCATATTAATATAAAATGGAGAAATAATTTTAATGGAGATGTTATTAAAGATAAAAAATATTGTTGAAAATTGTATGGGAGATTCAGAAGCAGCCTGTAAAAGTAGTTGTCCAATGAATACAGATGCCAAAAATTATGTTAGATTAATTGGAGAGGGAAAAGGAGAAGAAGCAATAAAAGTTATAAGAGAAACACTTTTTCTTCCAGGAACATTAGGAAGAATATGTGCTCATCCTTGTGAACAAAATTGTAGAAGAGGAAAAGAGGGATTACCAATAGCAATTGCCTCTTTAAAAAGATACGCTGCAGATAATTTTGATAAAGAGGAAAACTGGGATGTATCATTAAAAGAGAAAAATGGCAAAAAAGTAGCTGTTATAGGTGCAGGTCCTGCTGGAGCTCAAGGAGCAATAGATCTAGCAAAAGAGGGGTATGAGGTTACTTTGTATGAAAAATCCTCTCATTTTGGCGGGAGTATGAGAACTAGAATTTCTGAGTCCAAACTTCCAAGGTACGTTATAGATAGAGAATACTCTTTGTTAGAAAAATTAAAAATTAATATTAAACTGTCAACTGAAATTGGGAAAGATATATCTTTTGAAAAATTAAAAGAAAACTTTGATGCAATTTTAGTTGCAATAGGGGAAAAATCAGAAAATATATCTGATTTTGATGAGTTAACAATGCAATTAAATGGAGATAAAATGATCTTTGTGGCAGGAAATTGTGCTAGCTCACGTATTGTTGTAGAGGCTATGGCTCAAGGGCGAAGAGCAGCTAAATCAATAGATAGGTTTTTAAAGGGAGAAGATCTAAAAAAAGAGAGAACTTTAGAAGCGGAAGGGGGATATAAGACAAAATTATATCTTCCAACAGAGTATCTACCTAAGGGATGGGATGATCCTGAAAAAAATGAGAGAGTAATTTCTAAAAATACAGCTTTTGAAAATAGAGGTTTTACTAAAGAGGAGGCTATAAAAGAAGCAAATAGATGTTTACAATGTGAATGTAAATTATGTATGAAAGAGTGTACTATGCTAAATGATTATACAGATTGTCCTAAAACTTTGTTCACAGAGTATGATAAAAAAGGATACAACAAAATAGATCCTAAAATAGCTTATTCTTGTAATATGTGTGATCAATGTACTTTAAAATGTCCTAAAAGTTTAGATTTAAAATCGTGTTTTAGTGAAATAAGAAGTAAATATGTTAAAGATAATGGTGGAAAATCTCCAATGAAGGGACATAAAGCTGTTGAAATACATCAGTATTTAGGGTTTTCAAAATTATTTAATACTTTAAAAAAAGCCTCTAACAGAAAGGAAACAAAATATATATTTTTTCCAGGGTGTTCTTTGCCCTCTTATAGTTCAACTGCTGTAAAAAATATAATGGAACATTTAAAAAATAGACTAGGAGGAGAGGTTGGATCTTTATTAAAATGTTGTGGAAAACCATCTAAGGCTATAGGACAAGATGATTTATTTGAAAGAAGATTTAAGTCTGTTCAAAGGGAATTAGATAAAGTAGAAGCTAAGACCATTATAGTTGCATGCCAATCTTGTTATGGCATATTTAAAAAGAACACAAAATATAATGTGATATCTCTTTGGGAACTACTTCCAGAGATTGGATTACCAGATGATCAAATTGGTATAGGAAAAGATTCAGATGTTAAGTTTAATATCCATGATTCGTGTCCAACTAGAAAAGAAAAAAGAATTCATGATGGAATTAGATGGATTATGGATCAGTTAGGGTATGAGATAGAGGAGTTAGAGAACTCTAAAGAAAAAACAAGGTGTTGTGGTTTTGGGGGAATGGTAGCACCTGCTGCTCTAGAAGTAGCTAAAAAAGTTATGGATAAAAGAGCATCAGAAACAACAACAGGTTATATGGTAACATATTGTGCAGCTTGTAGAGA of the Cetobacterium sp. NK01 genome contains:
- a CDS encoding YbhB/YbcL family Raf kinase inhibitor-like protein, which translates into the protein MKSSEKFSLTSDSIVDGYIKDDFGKHGESWIDDMPSKSIELKWENVPVGTESFLVVMQDYDAIPVAGFSWIHWIAVVPKNYKELKEGASRTDKNIIQGINSWASKLKGLPKEKATFYGGPTPPDKDHLYEVKIYAIDKKLDLKNGFYLNEAYKKIKGHILGEAEIEGMYKS
- a CDS encoding heterodisulfide reductase-related iron-sulfur binding cluster; its protein translation is MEMLLKIKNIVENCMGDSEAACKSSCPMNTDAKNYVRLIGEGKGEEAIKVIRETLFLPGTLGRICAHPCEQNCRRGKEGLPIAIASLKRYAADNFDKEENWDVSLKEKNGKKVAVIGAGPAGAQGAIDLAKEGYEVTLYEKSSHFGGSMRTRISESKLPRYVIDREYSLLEKLKINIKLSTEIGKDISFEKLKENFDAILVAIGEKSENISDFDELTMQLNGDKMIFVAGNCASSRIVVEAMAQGRRAAKSIDRFLKGEDLKKERTLEAEGGYKTKLYLPTEYLPKGWDDPEKNERVISKNTAFENRGFTKEEAIKEANRCLQCECKLCMKECTMLNDYTDCPKTLFTEYDKKGYNKIDPKIAYSCNMCDQCTLKCPKSLDLKSCFSEIRSKYVKDNGGKSPMKGHKAVEIHQYLGFSKLFNTLKKASNRKETKYIFFPGCSLPSYSSTAVKNIMEHLKNRLGGEVGSLLKCCGKPSKAIGQDDLFERRFKSVQRELDKVEAKTIIVACQSCYGIFKKNTKYNVISLWELLPEIGLPDDQIGIGKDSDVKFNIHDSCPTRKEKRIHDGIRWIMDQLGYEIEELENSKEKTRCCGFGGMVAPAALEVAKKVMDKRASETTTGYMVTYCAACRESMENGGADALHIVDLIFGDKYEKAKAKKRNKGPMKQWLTRYKSKLELNKEES